Proteins co-encoded in one Pieris napi chromosome 10, ilPieNapi1.2, whole genome shotgun sequence genomic window:
- the LOC125053373 gene encoding TAR DNA-binding protein 43-like, with amino-acid sequence MSFEYLPVAEDENEEPIELPVEDDGTLMLTTVSAQFPGCCGLKYRHPDTKTFRGIRLRDGRLYPPPEGWSNHLYICSFPKENKRKSGDSSEISLLKNKRNDNLCSDLIVLGLPWKATEQTVREYFEKFGEVLMAQLKRDPKTGMSKGFAFIRFSSYTSQMRVLAQRHMIDGRWCDVRIPNSKEGSITSMPCKVFVGRCTEDLSANDLREYFSQFGEVTDVFIPKPFRAFSFITFLDPEVAQSLCGQDHIIKGVSVNVSNASPKQNKSSSNQRNLPSRNYEESHHNASNNNSWSSRNMDMVNMQALGISGQHGQSAVAGGAGQGQGGNMPLSMGGLPVNQALVAAALNQAAGWGLINNIPSGGSEQGAFAGPASSAPPAPPNFLSWMQQGNSAQGPSSQWGQRHQSQGHSV; translated from the coding sequence ATGTCCTTCGAGTACTTACCCGTAGCTGAAGATGAAAATGAAGAACCCATAGAACTTCCAGTCGAAGATGATGGGACTTTGATGTTAACAACTGTGTCTGCGCAATTTCCAGGTTGCTGCGGTTTAAAATATCGTCATCCTGatacaaaaacatttagaGGTATAAGATTAAGAGACGGCAGACTATATCCTCCGCCAGAGGGATGGAGCAATCATTTATACATTTGCAGTTTtccaaaagaaaataaaagaaaatctgGTGACAGCTCTGAGATTTCactcttaaaaaataaacgaaaCGACAACTTATGTTCTGATTTAATCGTCTTAGGATTACCTTGGAAAGCCACAGAACAGACGGTAAGAGAATACTTTGAAAAATTTGGAGAGGTATTAATGGCTCAGTTAAAAAGAGATCCGAAAACGGGTATGTCAAAAGGATTTGCTTTTATCCGTTTTTCATCTTATACATCACAAATGAGAGTTCTAGCTCAAAGACATATGATTGATGGCCGCTGGTGTGATGTTCGGATACCAAATTCTAAAGAAGGCTCTATCACCTCAATGCCTTGTAAAGTATTTGTTGGACGCTGTACTGAAGACTTATCAGCAAATGACCTTAGAGAATACTTCTCACAGTTTGGAGAAGTCACTGATGTTTTTATACCAAAACCATTTCGTGCTTTcagttttataacatttttagatCCTGAGGTTGCACAAAGTTTGTGTGGTCAAGATCATATTATAAAAGGAGTATCTGTGAATGTATCAAATGCCTCACCAAAGCAAAATAAAAGTAGTTCAAATCAACGAAACTTACCAAGTCGGAACTATGAAGAGAGTCATCACAATGCATCAAACAACAATTCTTGGAGTAGCCGTAACATGGATATGGTTAATATGCAAGCTTTAGGTATATCTGGCCAACATGGTCAATCTGCAGTTGCTGGTGGTGCTGGGCAAGGTCAAGGTGGAAATATGCCTCTGAGCATGGGAGGTTTACCAGTTAACCAAGCATTAGTAGCAGCTGCATTAAATCAAGCAGCTGGTTGGGGTCTCATCAACAACATACCTTCTGGAGGATCAGAGCAAGGTGCATTTGCTGGACCAGCATCTTCTGCACCGCCAGCTCCACCCAATTTCCTATCTTGGATGCAACAAGGTAATTCAGCTCAGGGACCTTCTAGTCAGTGGGGACAAAGGCACCAATCCCAAGGCCACTCTGTTTGA